The following coding sequences lie in one Zingiber officinale cultivar Zhangliang chromosome 2B, Zo_v1.1, whole genome shotgun sequence genomic window:
- the LOC122045913 gene encoding TOM1-like protein 6 isoform X2, which produces MVKNCGEYVHFQVAERKILEEMIKIVKKKTDMQVRDKILVLLDSWQEAFGGPGGKYPQYYLAYIELKRSGIAFPQRTSDAPPIFTPPIAQSELTSAFPQSGYGVPSVASVGFDAAMTSDMGNLSFSDFRRIRDALELLREMLQAVNPNDRGAVKDELIVELVSQCRSNQKKLMELIGSTGDEKLLGEGLELNDELQSLLARHDAIAAGTPLPPEASKPLTQSKKPIEPPLVMSNPIEDDEFEDDFDQLAHRNSKLKPLTSGSSASVNSSDSLTSNRSDITTATESSTSSSTMSNALVPIDYPLEPPPPVKAQKEEQDMIDLLSITLSTIPSSPGRPATPPSASSEQNGTPATSTEPGYSYNSSYAPTANQGHSPYNSYIAPWAQQALTAPTMQPQMPQYSSSWTAAHPSSPRAVNMSTYSFRPLEQQNSFGSRANGSTATAGVFVKETPTNTNSSPSYVLPNRLFEDLIDLRSFTGGTKTSVRSQQPMISGKK; this is translated from the exons ACAGACATGCAAGTAAGGGATAAAATTTTGGTACTTCTGGACTCTTGGCAAGAAGCATTTGGCGGGCCTGGTGGCAAGTATCCTCAGTATTATTTGGCATACATTGAATTGAAG aGATCTGGAATAGCTTTCCCACAGAGAACATCAGATGCTCCGCCGATATTCACTCCTCCTATCGCACAATCTGAATTAACATCGGCATTTCCCCAATCAGGCTACGGAGTGCCAAGCGTCGCTTCCGTGGGGTTTGATGCAGCAATGACGTCTGACATGGGAAACCTAAG TTTCTCGGACTTCAGACGCATCCGGGATGCACTAGAGTTATTACGGGAAATGTTACAGGCTGTTAACCCAAATGATCGTGGG GCTGTGAAAGATGAATTGATTGTTGAGCTAGTGAGTCAGTGCCGCTCTAACCAAAAAAAGCTCATGGAATTGATCGGATCTACCGG GGACGAAAAGCTGCTAGGGGAAGGTCTGGAACTGAATGATGAGTTGCAAAGTTTGCTTGCAAGACACGACGCCATAGCTGCTGGAACCCCACTGCCTCCTGAAGCATCGAAACCACTTACACAGTCTAAGAAGCCTATCGAGCCTCCCCTGGTCATGAGCAATCCAATTGAAGATGACGAATTTGAGGATGACTTCGATCAATTAGCTCACAG GAACTCGAAACTTAAGCCACTTACTTCAGGGAGCAGTGCATCAGTCAACAGTTCGGACTCTCTCACATCCAATAGGAGCGATATAACCACTGCAACTGAATCGAGCACTTCATCATCTACTATGAGCAATGCATTGGTTCCAATTGACTACCCACTCGAGCCACCGCCTCCTGTTAAGGCCCAAAAGGAAGAGCAAGACATGATTGACCTCCTGAGCATCACTTTGTCAACCATCCCTTCTTCACCTGGCAGACCAGCAACACCTCCATCAGCTTCGAGTGAACAAAACGGAACTCCTGCAACTTCAACTGAACCAGGCTACTCATACAACTCTTCCTATGCTCCGACCGCTAACCAAGGGCATTCTCCCTATAACAGTTATATTGCACCCTGGGCCCAGCAGGcacttactgcaccaacaatgcaGCCGCAGATGCCTCAGTATTCCTCATCATGGACTGCAGCACATCCTAGCTCTCCTCGTGCCGTTAATATGTCTACTTATTCTTTTAGGCCTCTGGAGCAGCAGAACTCCTTTGGGTCTAGAGCAAATGGTTCAACAGCCACTGCCGGTGTTTTTGTCAAAGAAACACCCACGAACACGAACAGCTCGCCATCATATGTTCTTCCTAACAGATTGTTTGAGGATTTGATAGATTTGAGAAGCTTCACTGGTGGAACAAAAACAAGTGTCAGATCGCAACAACCAATGATCAGTGGAAAGAAATAG